A single window of Brevundimonas naejangsanensis DNA harbors:
- a CDS encoding GSCFA domain-containing protein: MTLGLNEVWRDQETDTRLNAAPGPWEVRRRPDRYQLEITDAQDNLDALEEIRERLKRLNPAMKMVVTVSPRRRWEPLSQIKTWPWRTACPNRCCGPAAGAFEARHADVDYFPSYEIVTLSPRTFAYGLDCLHVSDQIVGHVMEQFMQAYLGEAAPRLAPDDFTELSLPGR, from the coding sequence ATGACCCTTGGCCTGAACGAGGTGTGGCGCGACCAGGAGACCGATACCCGGCTGAACGCCGCGCCGGGGCCGTGGGAGGTGCGTCGGCGGCCGGACCGCTACCAGCTAGAGATCACGGACGCGCAGGACAATCTGGACGCCCTGGAGGAGATTCGCGAGCGCCTGAAACGGCTGAACCCCGCAATGAAGATGGTGGTCACGGTGTCGCCCCGTCGCCGATGGGAACCACTTTCTCAGATCAAGACGTGGCCGTGGCGAACAGCCTGTCCAAATCGGTGTTGCGGGCCGGCGGCGGGGGCGTTTGAAGCCCGTCACGCGGACGTGGACTACTTCCCCAGCTATGAGATCGTGACGCTGAGCCCTCGGACGTTCGCATACGGCCTCGACTGCCTGCACGTTTCGGACCAAATCGTCGGCCACGTCATGGAGCAGTTCATGCAGGCCTATCTCGGCGAGGCCGCGCCACGGCTGGCGCCGGACGACTTTACAGAGCTGAGCTTACCTGGACGCTAA
- a CDS encoding GSCFA domain-containing protein: MAVRTVEGNEAWRGAARSEASQWAATVDRFQSEPVRISHTPRFGLDRDARFFCMGSCFARNIEEHLIYRGANVLSKRVVSPKSEWPARANGFLNKFTTHSMLQELRWLETPPGDPQAHLTETANGWRDLHLTPGLQSSTLERALERRAWLAPNTSLG; this comes from the coding sequence ATGGCGGTCCGCACGGTGGAAGGGAATGAGGCCTGGCGCGGCGCGGCGCGCAGTGAGGCGAGCCAATGGGCGGCGACTGTAGATCGTTTTCAAAGCGAGCCGGTGCGGATCAGCCACACCCCCCGCTTCGGCCTGGATCGCGACGCGCGGTTTTTCTGCATGGGCTCATGCTTCGCGCGCAATATCGAAGAGCACTTGATTTATCGCGGCGCGAACGTGCTGAGCAAAAGGGTCGTGTCGCCTAAGTCGGAATGGCCGGCGCGCGCCAACGGCTTTCTCAACAAATTCACGACCCATTCCATGCTGCAGGAGCTTCGCTGGCTGGAAACGCCGCCCGGCGACCCGCAAGCGCACCTGACGGAAACGGCCAACGGCTGGCGCGATCTTCATCTGACGCCCGGCCTGCAGAGTTCGACGCTGGAACGGGCCCTGGAGCGGCGGGCCTGGCTGGCGCCGAATACTTCCCTCGGCTGA
- a CDS encoding GspE/PulE family protein, whose product MSLSSPNLDRPPISAAPRAPRLGDLLVERGLVRPADVANALSLQAQNGGLLGLNLVRLGALSEAQLLDVLSEQLNLPVLAPEHGPAPERVRAFMDQIGSPLAWWAEREAVAWREEAPADDASAPGRILCAAVQPLDPALAERIAQSSLEPVAFFLAPRSLIEALTDDLSHDQAPGLDPALGGGGADAARLRELAQEAPVIDFVNAVFAEALTRRASDVHVEPYEDRFLVRMRIDGVLTTARSAPRSNFDAVCSRIKLLSGMDIGERRLPQDGRQSIRVSGQEVDLRVSTLPCSWGESIVLRLLGKTSRLPQLSELGVSPQQEAGFLRLAEHPNGVFLITGPTGSGKTTTIYRLLTHLNDGERKIITVEDPVELDLPGVIQVRVRSEIGLTFAAGLRSILRQDPDVIMVGEIRDPETARIAVQAALTGHMVISTVHTNTALAAIPRLLDLGIEDYLLADVLRGVAGQRLIRRLCEDCARPSTSAEAAAHEQAVPAHLRAVAAAEPARWMEPVGCAKCGHSGFRGRLGVYELVPMSPALIAGLRASADEDQLTDAARSEGFLSFADDAFLKARRGQTALTEVHRIAGGGQ is encoded by the coding sequence TTGAGTCTGTCTTCGCCTAACCTCGACCGGCCTCCGATCAGCGCCGCGCCCCGCGCGCCGCGCCTGGGCGACCTGCTGGTCGAGCGCGGCCTGGTGCGCCCGGCCGATGTCGCCAACGCCCTGTCGCTTCAGGCCCAGAACGGCGGCCTGCTGGGGCTGAACCTGGTGCGCCTGGGCGCCCTGTCCGAAGCCCAGCTTCTGGACGTCCTGTCCGAACAACTGAATCTGCCCGTCCTGGCGCCCGAACACGGCCCCGCGCCCGAGCGCGTCCGCGCCTTCATGGACCAGATCGGCTCCCCCCTCGCCTGGTGGGCCGAGCGCGAGGCCGTCGCCTGGCGTGAAGAGGCGCCCGCCGACGACGCCTCCGCCCCCGGCCGCATCCTGTGCGCGGCGGTCCAGCCGCTGGACCCGGCCCTGGCCGAACGCATCGCCCAGTCCAGCCTTGAACCCGTCGCCTTCTTCCTGGCGCCCCGCTCCCTGATCGAGGCCCTGACCGACGACCTCAGCCACGATCAGGCGCCGGGGCTGGACCCCGCCCTGGGCGGCGGCGGCGCCGATGCGGCCCGCCTGCGCGAACTGGCGCAGGAAGCCCCGGTCATCGACTTCGTCAACGCCGTCTTCGCCGAGGCCCTGACCCGCCGCGCCTCGGACGTTCACGTCGAACCCTATGAGGACCGCTTCCTCGTCCGTATGCGGATCGACGGCGTCCTGACCACGGCCCGCAGCGCCCCGCGCTCCAACTTCGACGCCGTCTGCTCGCGCATCAAACTGCTCAGCGGCATGGACATCGGCGAGCGCCGCCTGCCGCAGGACGGCCGCCAGTCGATCCGCGTGTCGGGGCAAGAGGTTGATTTGCGCGTCTCGACCCTGCCGTGCTCGTGGGGCGAATCCATCGTCCTGCGCCTGCTGGGCAAGACCAGCCGCCTGCCGCAGCTGTCCGAACTGGGCGTCAGCCCGCAGCAGGAAGCGGGCTTCCTGCGCCTGGCCGAACATCCCAACGGCGTCTTCCTGATCACCGGCCCGACCGGCTCGGGCAAGACCACGACCATCTATCGCCTGCTGACCCACCTGAACGACGGCGAGCGCAAGATCATCACCGTCGAGGACCCGGTCGAACTGGACCTGCCCGGCGTCATCCAGGTGCGCGTCCGCTCCGAGATCGGCCTGACCTTCGCGGCGGGCCTGCGCTCGATCCTGCGTCAGGACCCGGACGTCATCATGGTCGGCGAGATCCGCGACCCCGAGACGGCGCGCATCGCCGTCCAGGCCGCCCTGACCGGCCACATGGTCATCTCCACCGTCCACACCAATACGGCGCTGGCGGCCATTCCGCGCCTGCTGGACCTGGGGATCGAGGACTATCTGCTGGCCGACGTCCTGCGCGGCGTGGCGGGCCAGCGCCTGATTCGCCGCCTGTGCGAGGACTGCGCCCGCCCCTCGACCTCGGCCGAGGCCGCCGCTCACGAACAGGCCGTCCCGGCCCACCTGCGCGCCGTCGCGGCGGCCGAGCCCGCCCGCTGGATGGAGCCGGTCGGTTGCGCCAAATGCGGCCACAGCGGTTTCCGCGGCCGCCTCGGCGTCTACGAGCTGGTGCCGATGTCGCCGGCCTTGATCGCCGGCCTGCGCGCCTCGGCCGACGAGGATCAACTGACCGACGCCGCCCGCAGCGAAGGCTTCCTCAGCTTCGCCGACGACGCCTTCTTGAAGGCCCGGCGCGGCCAGACCGCCCTGACCGAAGTCCACCGCATCGCCGGAGGCGGCCAGTGA
- a CDS encoding sulfotransferase family protein yields the protein MKPAPIAVIGMHRSGTSCLAGCLEDLGLSLGEVVTSAPHNKKGNRENPRFWPVHDAVLQRVGAAWDAPPAEPVVWTPQEKADLKAVLADYDALPLPWGFKDPRATVLLDGWFEILPDLRLIGSIRHPLAAAGSLTARNGFDLERGLSIWAGYNRALLRWRDTMVFDVIDYDAPDYEVRVRRSAQRLGLDAARPMPFREGALNHQKTQAEPPSSVADLWARLQEIAA from the coding sequence GTGAAACCCGCGCCTATAGCCGTCATCGGCATGCACCGTTCAGGCACCTCCTGCCTTGCCGGCTGTCTGGAGGATCTGGGCCTCAGCTTGGGCGAAGTGGTCACCTCCGCGCCTCACAACAAGAAGGGCAACCGCGAGAACCCGCGCTTCTGGCCTGTGCACGACGCCGTCCTGCAGCGTGTCGGCGCCGCCTGGGACGCCCCGCCCGCTGAACCGGTCGTCTGGACGCCGCAGGAGAAGGCCGACCTGAAGGCTGTGCTGGCCGACTACGACGCCCTGCCTCTCCCGTGGGGCTTCAAGGATCCGCGCGCCACCGTTTTGCTCGACGGCTGGTTTGAGATCCTGCCCGACCTGCGATTGATCGGCTCCATCCGTCACCCGCTGGCCGCAGCCGGCTCGTTGACGGCCCGAAACGGCTTTGACCTCGAGCGCGGCCTGTCGATCTGGGCGGGCTATAATCGTGCGCTGTTGCGATGGCGCGATACGATGGTTTTCGATGTCATCGACTATGACGCGCCCGACTACGAGGTTCGCGTGCGTCGATCCGCGCAACGATTAGGACTGGACGCCGCGCGGCCCATGCCTTTTCGCGAGGGCGCGCTCAACCACCAAAAGACCCAAGCCGAGCCGCCGTCCAGCGTCGCTGATCTTTGGGCCCGCCTGCAAGAGATCGCTGCATGA
- a CDS encoding glycosyltransferase family A protein, with the protein MKPLVSIVVVGFDMARELPRTVRSFLPPYQRGVGADQIQIIIADNGSAEPVQRDWFPQDADVTVLRVDDGGVSPCRAINRAASLARGEFIGVVIDGARMATPGIVAAALEAAKVHPSAFVTTLGFHLGPKVQQVSVTEGYDRDVEDRLLEGIGWPADGYRLFEICALGESYREGAFVAPPETTFFIMSKDRFDALGGFEERFEELGGGFANYDFFERAVDDGDSPLVALIGEGTFHQLHYGATTQAGGIRRRVAADDRTLGEVYAREYESLRGRPYQRSQPQPLLVGRITHPAVRTLFFPPSA; encoded by the coding sequence ATGAAGCCGCTAGTTTCCATCGTCGTGGTCGGTTTCGACATGGCGCGCGAGCTGCCGCGGACGGTTCGCTCCTTCCTGCCCCCCTATCAGCGCGGGGTGGGCGCGGACCAGATCCAGATCATCATTGCCGACAACGGCTCCGCCGAGCCCGTTCAGCGGGACTGGTTCCCCCAGGACGCAGACGTCACCGTGTTACGCGTAGATGACGGCGGCGTTTCTCCCTGTCGAGCGATCAACCGGGCGGCTTCCTTGGCCCGGGGTGAGTTCATCGGCGTCGTCATCGACGGCGCGCGCATGGCGACGCCGGGCATCGTCGCAGCGGCCCTTGAAGCCGCAAAGGTGCACCCGTCGGCTTTTGTAACTACGCTGGGGTTCCATCTCGGCCCCAAGGTCCAGCAGGTGTCGGTGACCGAAGGCTATGATCGGGATGTGGAGGATCGGCTTCTAGAGGGCATCGGCTGGCCGGCGGACGGCTATCGGCTGTTCGAGATCTGCGCCCTTGGTGAAAGCTATCGCGAGGGGGCGTTTGTCGCCCCGCCAGAGACGACCTTTTTCATCATGAGCAAAGACCGCTTCGACGCGCTCGGCGGTTTTGAGGAGCGGTTCGAAGAATTGGGCGGCGGGTTCGCTAACTATGATTTCTTCGAACGGGCGGTCGACGACGGCGATTCGCCGCTGGTCGCGCTGATCGGCGAGGGGACGTTCCACCAGTTGCACTACGGCGCGACCACCCAAGCTGGCGGGATACGCCGGAGGGTGGCGGCGGACGACCGGACGCTCGGCGAAGTATACGCGCGCGAATACGAATCTCTTCGGGGGCGACCCTATCAGCGTAGCCAGCCCCAGCCGCTCCTGGTGGGTCGCATTACGCATCCCGCCGTGCGCACTCTCTTTTTCCCCCCTTCGGCCTAA
- a CDS encoding type II secretion system F family protein — protein sequence MTDQLTFQYEAAGRDGRMVKGMIGAADEAVAMRRLAADGLTVVRIRPAAAPKAEGRERGLKTAERVLVLRQMALMLEAGVSLLEALDTVAQGMQARKGRRQFQAAIAALRRGESLGDALEEHAPGFPDYVYAMARVGEASGRIAEVLKEAAEQMAYEDRLQRDFANAMTYPAFLCFAGVAAVGFIFTQVVPRFGAMIGDDRENIPAMSRWVLQAGEFANANLGVVAVTAALVIAAIVLIVKNAAFRERAYTVAHGLPVVGPVIQSREIASWARLTAFALNNGVPLLSAAALSRAAVPIGPFRQGLDLLESDLKAGMTLDASLGAHTRLEAMDLSLLRAGQKSGAVGAMFGFMADNYEARLRDRMKRMTSLLEPMAIAAISIVVGFVALSLVLALSSVYEGVV from the coding sequence ATGACCGACCAACTGACCTTTCAGTATGAGGCCGCCGGGCGGGACGGGCGGATGGTCAAGGGGATGATCGGCGCTGCGGACGAGGCGGTGGCCATGCGCCGCCTGGCCGCCGACGGCCTGACCGTCGTGCGCATCCGCCCCGCCGCCGCGCCTAAGGCCGAGGGGCGCGAGCGCGGGTTGAAGACCGCCGAGCGGGTGCTGGTCCTGCGGCAGATGGCGCTCATGCTGGAAGCGGGCGTCTCCCTGCTGGAGGCGCTGGACACGGTCGCTCAGGGGATGCAGGCGCGTAAAGGCCGCCGCCAGTTCCAGGCCGCCATCGCCGCCCTGCGCCGCGGCGAATCCCTGGGCGACGCTCTGGAGGAGCACGCGCCGGGCTTTCCCGACTACGTCTACGCCATGGCCCGCGTCGGCGAGGCGTCGGGCCGCATCGCCGAGGTGCTGAAAGAGGCCGCCGAGCAGATGGCCTATGAGGACCGGCTGCAGCGCGACTTCGCCAACGCCATGACCTATCCGGCCTTCCTCTGCTTCGCCGGGGTGGCCGCCGTCGGCTTCATCTTCACCCAGGTCGTGCCGCGCTTCGGCGCCATGATCGGCGACGACCGCGAGAACATCCCCGCCATGTCGCGCTGGGTCCTGCAGGCGGGAGAGTTCGCCAACGCCAACCTGGGCGTGGTGGCGGTGACGGCCGCGCTGGTGATCGCGGCCATCGTCCTGATCGTCAAGAACGCCGCCTTCCGCGAGCGGGCCTATACCGTCGCGCACGGCCTGCCCGTCGTCGGCCCGGTGATCCAGTCGCGCGAGATCGCGTCGTGGGCGCGGCTGACGGCCTTCGCCCTGAACAACGGCGTGCCCCTGCTGTCGGCGGCGGCCCTGTCGCGGGCGGCCGTGCCGATCGGCCCGTTCCGCCAGGGGCTGGACCTGCTGGAAAGCGACCTGAAGGCGGGCATGACCCTGGACGCCTCGCTGGGCGCCCACACCCGGCTGGAGGCGATGGACCTCAGCCTGCTGCGCGCGGGCCAGAAGTCGGGCGCCGTCGGCGCCATGTTCGGCTTCATGGCCGACAACTACGAAGCGCGTCTGCGCGACCGGATGAAGCGGATGACCTCCCTGCTGGAGCCGATGGCCATCGCCGCCATCTCCATCGTCGTCGGCTTCGTCGCCCTGTCGCTCGTTCTGGCCCTGTCGAGCGTCTACGAAGGCGTCGTCTGA
- a CDS encoding type IV pilus modification PilV family protein: protein MRAKVRGRQGFSLIEALVALAIASMTLMAIFELQIQMARGQQRAALAIEQVAAQENALALTRHLNPMAEPYGRIALPGGDVVTWSAEAKSERRTNAGFPSGDGAFEVQLYQVTVGVERQGGRSPAPLVFDRLGWRRLEIEG, encoded by the coding sequence ATGCGAGCGAAGGTGCGGGGGCGTCAGGGGTTCAGCCTGATCGAGGCCCTGGTGGCGCTGGCCATCGCCTCGATGACGCTGATGGCGATCTTCGAACTGCAGATCCAGATGGCGCGCGGTCAACAGCGCGCGGCCCTGGCGATCGAACAGGTGGCGGCTCAGGAGAACGCCCTGGCCCTGACGCGGCATCTCAATCCGATGGCCGAACCCTATGGCCGCATCGCCCTGCCGGGCGGCGACGTCGTCACCTGGTCGGCCGAGGCCAAGAGCGAGCGCCGCACCAACGCGGGCTTCCCATCAGGCGACGGCGCCTTTGAGGTTCAGCTCTATCAGGTCACGGTCGGCGTCGAGCGCCAGGGCGGCCGGTCGCCCGCGCCTCTGGTGTTCGACCGCCTGGGCTGGCGCCGACTGGAGATCGAGGGCTGA
- a CDS encoding secretin N-terminal domain-containing protein: MSKLTMDRFSRPRASLTAPASRAALRAASALAPMIVLAGCAAFPDMQSVVTRPDARLERASTDGQIGGETSTDGRARVQTSTLNIPAPPAPPAATRQPATPEQIAGLVSDELVDANLSPQSIPQFAATVFGGVLKTPFTLSPDVANRTEIVAGGSGGAISKRALFSLTQQALRQYGVEVYIDGGFVTVGVTPETSTGTAINRSRAVPSAAGRVVQFFTVQTIEVNALQGLLQDVYPNLGGARITPDPLTNSLIISGSGREVAQVVRALRELDQPRFAGTQVLRVEPSFWGTDQLAASLEQTLTTEGYIVSRQALAGRALVILSFPSANQILIFARDPETLERARYWVETLDQPAALGDKASTFVYQVKNTDAASLGQLAMGQSPTMAQAQAPVGVPGAPPASEANRPTGGMNGGGQGGMGQGSQGQFMNGRVLTDPIGNRIIFTGTATEFAQLRNLLNTLDTPAPQVVIEVMIAEVTLTDKTSLGVDLFGSEMRGDGLLTGSTEGLKIGGGGLVLSFKGDNFRANLAAEASNNRVNILQRPQLVARSGGSARFQVGTDVPIITSQRAANNQAGGDTDILQSVQYRQTGVILDLQPVVYGDRVDITISQEISEVGESRNSAIASPPILNRSLTTQISITDGWTGVLGGLISNNYSKTNTGVPFIKDIPLIGSAFQTNSVSGNRTELVMLITPYVIRGDEDMADMADSLSRDINAAFRTGRGWSYTLTPFSVGYGVRGVGFDLPGPNRASERRRTPTASAIATGPVEDVIEEAPEPVED, from the coding sequence ATGTCGAAGCTGACCATGGACCGCTTCTCTCGCCCGCGCGCCAGCCTGACGGCCCCCGCGTCCCGCGCGGCCCTGCGCGCGGCGTCGGCTCTGGCGCCGATGATCGTTCTGGCCGGATGCGCCGCCTTCCCGGACATGCAGAGCGTCGTCACCCGCCCTGACGCCCGTCTGGAGCGTGCGTCCACGGACGGCCAGATCGGCGGCGAGACCTCCACGGACGGGCGCGCCCGGGTGCAGACCAGCACGCTGAACATCCCGGCCCCGCCGGCGCCGCCCGCGGCCACGCGCCAGCCCGCCACGCCCGAGCAGATCGCGGGCCTCGTATCGGACGAACTGGTCGACGCCAATCTGTCGCCCCAGTCGATTCCGCAGTTCGCCGCCACCGTCTTTGGCGGCGTGCTGAAGACCCCCTTCACCCTGTCGCCTGACGTCGCCAACCGCACCGAGATCGTGGCCGGGGGCAGCGGCGGCGCGATCAGCAAACGCGCCCTGTTCAGCCTGACCCAGCAGGCGCTGCGTCAGTACGGGGTCGAGGTCTATATCGACGGCGGCTTCGTCACCGTGGGCGTCACGCCCGAGACCTCGACGGGAACCGCCATCAATCGCAGCCGCGCCGTGCCCAGCGCGGCCGGCCGCGTGGTGCAGTTCTTCACGGTCCAGACCATCGAGGTCAACGCCCTGCAAGGTCTGTTGCAGGACGTCTATCCCAACCTCGGCGGCGCGCGGATCACGCCCGATCCCCTGACCAACAGCCTGATTATCTCGGGCTCCGGCCGCGAGGTCGCCCAGGTCGTTCGGGCGCTGCGCGAACTGGACCAGCCGCGCTTCGCCGGCACCCAGGTGCTGCGGGTGGAGCCGTCCTTCTGGGGCACGGACCAACTGGCCGCTTCGCTGGAACAGACGCTGACGACCGAAGGCTATATCGTCTCGCGCCAGGCCCTGGCCGGGCGCGCCCTGGTCATCCTGTCCTTCCCGTCGGCGAACCAGATCCTGATCTTCGCGCGCGATCCCGAAACGCTGGAGCGCGCGCGTTACTGGGTCGAGACACTGGATCAGCCCGCCGCCCTCGGGGACAAGGCCTCGACCTTCGTCTATCAGGTCAAGAACACCGACGCCGCCTCTCTGGGCCAGCTGGCCATGGGGCAGAGCCCTACCATGGCCCAGGCCCAGGCGCCCGTCGGCGTGCCGGGCGCCCCGCCCGCCTCTGAAGCCAACCGTCCGACCGGCGGCATGAACGGCGGCGGCCAGGGCGGGATGGGTCAAGGTTCGCAAGGTCAGTTCATGAACGGCCGCGTCCTGACCGACCCCATCGGCAACCGCATCATCTTCACCGGCACGGCCACCGAGTTCGCCCAGCTGCGCAATCTGCTCAACACGCTGGACACCCCGGCGCCCCAGGTGGTGATCGAGGTGATGATCGCCGAGGTGACGCTGACGGACAAAACCTCGCTCGGCGTCGATCTGTTCGGTTCGGAAATGCGCGGCGACGGCCTGCTGACCGGGTCCACCGAAGGCCTGAAGATCGGCGGCGGCGGTCTGGTGCTGTCCTTCAAGGGCGACAACTTCCGCGCCAATCTGGCGGCCGAGGCGTCCAACAACCGCGTCAACATCCTGCAACGGCCGCAACTGGTCGCGCGCAGCGGCGGATCCGCCCGGTTCCAGGTCGGCACCGACGTGCCGATCATCACGTCACAACGCGCCGCCAACAATCAGGCCGGGGGCGACACCGACATCCTGCAAAGCGTGCAGTACCGCCAGACCGGCGTCATCCTGGACCTGCAGCCCGTCGTCTATGGCGACCGGGTCGACATCACCATCAGTCAGGAAATCTCCGAGGTCGGCGAATCCAGGAACTCGGCCATAGCCAGCCCTCCGATCCTGAACCGCAGCCTGACAACCCAGATCTCGATCACCGACGGCTGGACCGGCGTGCTGGGCGGCCTGATCAGCAACAACTACTCCAAGACCAACACCGGCGTGCCCTTCATCAAGGACATCCCCCTGATCGGCTCAGCCTTCCAGACCAACAGCGTCAGCGGCAACCGCACCGAACTGGTGATGCTGATCACCCCCTATGTCATCCGGGGCGACGAAGACATGGCCGATATGGCCGACAGCCTGTCGCGCGACATCAACGCCGCCTTCCGCACCGGACGCGGTTGGTCCTATACGCTGACGCCCTTCTCGGTCGGCTATGGGGTGCGCGGCGTCGGGTTCGACCTGCCCGGACCGAACCGCGCCTCAGAGCGCCGCCGCACGCCCACCGCCTCGGCGATCGCCACAGGGCCCGTGGAAGATGTGATTGAAGAGGCGCCGGAGCCGGTCGAGGACTAA
- the gspG gene encoding type II secretion system major pseudopilin GspG: MLRRLNRLYRRFSFVVAPPHQPRSRQARAGYSMLEILVVLAIIALIAAVVGPRLFAQLDKSKSQTARLQIRSLEAALETMRIDIGRLPSEQEGLTLLMKADAQQVPGWSGPYLDKDLPPDPWGRSYIYVAPPAPSAGDPAPDARARVISYGADGQEGGEGVNADVSSDSPR, from the coding sequence ATGCTTCGTCGTCTGAACCGACTTTACCGCCGTTTTTCGTTTGTCGTGGCCCCGCCGCATCAGCCGCGCAGCCGTCAGGCGCGCGCCGGCTATTCCATGCTCGAGATTCTGGTCGTGCTGGCGATCATCGCCCTGATCGCCGCCGTGGTGGGACCGCGCCTGTTCGCCCAGCTGGACAAGTCCAAGAGCCAGACCGCCCGCCTGCAGATCCGCTCGCTGGAAGCGGCGCTGGAGACCATGCGCATCGACATCGGCCGCCTGCCGAGCGAACAGGAAGGCCTGACCCTGCTGATGAAGGCCGACGCCCAGCAGGTGCCCGGCTGGTCGGGTCCGTATCTGGACAAGGACCTGCCGCCCGACCCGTGGGGCCGCTCCTACATCTATGTGGCGCCGCCCGCGCCCAGCGCCGGCGATCCGGCGCCCGACGCCCGCGCCCGGGTGATCAGCTACGGCGCCGACGGCCAGGAGGGCGGCGAGGGCGTCAACGCTGATGTCTCGTCCGATTCCCCGCGCTGA
- a CDS encoding pilus assembly FimT family protein, producing the protein MSRPIPRADFSRRPGGAVDAARAGYSLMEVLVVLAIFALSASIIMPSTSRMLDQTAAHAVFFEFQRQVSDLRREANRTGEPLRIIDPAMPELEGDRRIELRAPWRYTLSPALSVAEGGGCSTASANLIHQDRVVMTLRSEDGTCRFIRYQAAAS; encoded by the coding sequence ATGTCTCGTCCGATTCCCCGCGCTGATTTCAGCCGTCGTCCGGGCGGCGCCGTTGATGCGGCGCGCGCGGGCTACAGCCTGATGGAGGTGCTGGTGGTGCTGGCCATCTTCGCCCTCAGCGCCTCCATCATCATGCCCTCGACCTCGCGGATGCTGGACCAGACGGCGGCCCACGCCGTCTTCTTCGAGTTCCAGCGCCAAGTGTCCGACCTACGGCGCGAGGCCAACCGCACCGGCGAGCCGCTGCGCATTATCGACCCCGCCATGCCCGAGCTGGAGGGTGATCGGCGGATCGAGCTGCGCGCCCCGTGGCGCTACACCTTGTCGCCCGCCCTGTCGGTCGCCGAGGGCGGCGGCTGCTCCACCGCCAGCGCCAACCTGATCCACCAGGACCGGGTGGTCATGACCCTGCGCAGCGAGGACGGAACCTGCCGCTTCATTCGCTATCAGGCGGCTGCGTCCTAA
- a CDS encoding type II secretion system protein GspK has protein sequence MPTSRPRSRARRRSGFALPAVLAVTGVVTLIFLVAITALASLSAEAASARARVRFLQRAMSAEAALSFMAATEPTRAYGFGVNDIRQTLEMEGPQQEPSNVSGVPVEKVMADGRRYTMDVDGPLVLRLQDQAGLINTAQLFGQPHERFLESAGVQPGERQALIARYTDYIDSDDLRQPNGAERADYADGGPANRRLIRPTEWLSILGARQAVEPKKWRALRDALAADATSATQNVNTAGPAALAVWFGLNDSQIETLMRVRAERPLTSLYDVASVTGAVLDLDQEQIFTYPSGATILTLHDTRSAWVYRARLTLTPFGLEQPLWIDQTELTEAPKRARADTTDAIRLPYAPR, from the coding sequence ATGCCGACTTCTAGGCCCCGATCTCGCGCCCGGCGCCGCTCCGGCTTCGCCCTGCCCGCCGTGCTGGCGGTGACGGGGGTGGTGACGCTGATCTTCCTGGTGGCGATCACGGCCCTGGCCAGCCTGAGCGCCGAGGCCGCCTCGGCGCGCGCGCGCGTCCGTTTCCTGCAAAGGGCGATGAGCGCCGAAGCCGCCCTGTCCTTCATGGCCGCCACCGAGCCGACGCGGGCCTATGGCTTCGGGGTCAACGACATCCGCCAGACGCTGGAGATGGAGGGGCCGCAACAGGAGCCGTCCAACGTCTCGGGCGTGCCGGTCGAAAAGGTCATGGCCGACGGGCGCCGCTATACGATGGACGTGGACGGGCCGCTGGTCCTGCGCCTTCAGGATCAGGCGGGCCTGATCAACACCGCCCAGTTGTTCGGCCAGCCGCATGAGCGGTTTCTGGAGTCGGCGGGCGTCCAGCCGGGCGAGCGGCAGGCCCTGATCGCCCGCTATACGGACTATATCGATTCCGACGATCTGAGGCAGCCGAACGGGGCCGAGCGCGCCGACTACGCCGACGGCGGCCCGGCCAACCGGCGCCTGATCCGGCCGACGGAATGGCTGTCGATCCTGGGCGCGCGTCAGGCGGTCGAGCCGAAGAAGTGGCGCGCCCTGCGCGACGCGCTGGCTGCCGACGCCACCTCCGCCACCCAGAATGTGAACACCGCCGGCCCGGCCGCCCTGGCGGTCTGGTTCGGCCTGAACGACAGCCAGATCGAGACCCTGATGCGCGTTCGCGCTGAGCGGCCGCTGACCTCTCTCTACGACGTGGCGTCCGTGACCGGGGCCGTGTTGGACCTGGATCAGGAACAGATCTTCACCTACCCGTCAGGCGCGACCATCCTGACGCTTCACGACACCCGATCCGCCTGGGTCTATCGCGCGCGACTGACCCTGACCCCCTTCGGTCTGGAGCAGCCGCTGTGGATCGACCAGACCGAACTGACAGAAGCCCCCAAGCGGGCCAGGGCCGACACGACCGATGCCATTCGACTTCCTTACGCCCCGCGTTGA